AAATCCTTCATGAGCTCTAATGCTTTTTCTGAGCGTAACTCGGAAGCCTGCAAAGCAAGCGCCCTCTTATTAGTATCCAAAGCTTTTCCTAAATGTGGAAACTGAATCAAGACGCGCAACATCTGCTCAGCTAAATCTGTAGGGGCTTGTGGAGGTGGGATATTGAGTACAGGGGCTCTTTTCGCTGAACCCTTAGAGGCCTGCCAAGGTGCGCCCTGAGTCCGGTTGCCGTTATTGGCTTGAACAAAGTTGGGTGCACGTTGATTTGTTGTTGCGTAAGAACCTTGCTGCACTGGTGCAGGAACTATCGTCAATCCACAGAAAGACTCTAACTCTGCCGGCGTTGAATTCGTTCGAATGGCGAGCTCACGCAAGATTTGCGTACGCAGAGCAATTGGCGGCATGGATAGCAACATCGGCTTTGCTGCATGGTGCGTTTGCGCCCTTCCTTCAGGCGTTGTCAGCTCGTGGTCTTGACTTGCAATCTTAAAAAAGAAGCTGGAGATCGACATCGCTTCTTTGATGACTTTTTCAAAGGCAGGCGCGCCATAGGCTCGGACATAACTATCGGGGTCGTGCTCTGTAGGTAAAAATAAGAAACGAATTTCTTTGTCATCCGACATTAACGGGAGGCACGCTTCCAGCGCACGTTGCGCCGCACGCTGTCCAGCAGAGTCACCATCAAAGGAAAATACAATCCGATCAGTTTGGCGCAACAACATGCGCACGTGGTTTGCAGTACAGGCCGTACCTAATGTAGCTACGGCATTAGGAAAACCCAATTGCGCGAGTGCCACGACATCCATATAACCCTCGCACACCAAAACATATTCTTGCGAGCGGATAGCCTGTCTAGCCTCGAACAGGCCATACAAGGTATTGCCTTTAGAGAACAAAGGTGTTTCTGGTGAATTTAAATACTTAGGCTCACCTTGATCCAAAATGCGTCCACCAAAGCCAATGGTCTGCCCCTTGGGATTGCGAATCGGAAACATGATGCGATCACGAAAGCGATCGTAGCGTCTTGCGGTTTGGTTATTGTCGCTCTGCTCACTCTGAATGAGTAAGCCACCCTCAAGCAAAGTCTTGGCCACTTCATCATTGGCATAAGTACCAAAGACTGCCTCAAGACCTTGCCAGCCATCAGGTGCGTAACCCAGGGAATACCGTTTAGCGATCTCACCAGTGAGACCGCGCCCCTTCAAGTACTCCACAGCACGCGGCGCTACTTTCAGTTGTTGGCGATACCAATCGGCAGCTGAACTCATCACTTCACTTAATGCCATGGTCTGCTGTTGGCGGGCAACATCATTCGCAGTACGCTCTTCACGCGGCACATCTAATCCTGCGGAACGTGCCAAGTCTTCAATGGCATCCACATAACCAAGACCGGAATACTCCATGAGAAAACTAATAGCAGAACCATGCGCCCCGCAACCAAAGCAGTGATAGAACTGCTTGGTAGGTGATACAGAAAATGAAGGGGATTTCTCAGAATGAAAGGGGCACAAACCCTGAAAGTTCGCACCTGCTTTTTTTAACTTCACGTGCTGCCCAACCACATCCACGATGTCGACCCGATTTAGTAAATCGGCAATGAAGGATTGGGGTATGAGAGCCATCAGTATGGGATGAGGCTGAACTTATTAACTTACTTAGCCAGCGCCACTTTTACTAAACCAGAAACTTTGCCCATATCGGCTTTACCAGCCAATTGACCTTTAAGAACGCCAATCACTTTACCCATATCCTGTGGGCCAGCAGCACCAGTCGATGCCACTGCTGCAGCTACCGCCGCCTCTACTTCTGCATCAGATAACTGTGCTGGTAAGTAGTCTTGCAGAATGACCATTTCAGCTGCTTCGATCGCTACTAAATCATCACGATTGGCTTTTTCAAATTGAGAAATAGAATCTTTGCGCTGCTTAATCATCTTTTCAATCGTAGCGATGACGCTGGCATCATCCATCACAATGCGATCATCTACTTCACGCTGCTTGATGGCTGCTAATAGAAGACGAATAGTTCCAAGGCGTGCCACTGCTTTTGCACGCATCGCGTTTTTCATATCTTCAGTAATTTGATCTTTCAGACTCATGGTATTTTTCTCTGGTATTCAATATCTCATACATTGCTGGCGATTCAAAAGCAAAAACCCGCTGCGTTTCACCGTCAGCGGGTTTCAAAGCCTCTCGGTGAGGAGAGCTTTTAAATTCGATTAGTAAAGCTTTTTAGGCAACATCTGGCTGCGAATACGCTTGTAATGGCGTTTAGCAGCAGCGGCCTTTTTACGCTTACGTTCAGCCGTTGGCTTCTCGTAGAACTCGCGGGCACGCAAGTCGGTCAAAAGGCCATTCTTTTCAATGGTGCGCTTGAAACGGCGCAATGCCACTTCAAAAGGTTCGTTCTCACGGAGGCGGACTGTAGTCATACTTGTTTAACTCGTATATGCTCGAAAAATATCGATAAATTAACTGAAAAGCGATTCTAGCACGACCAAGTACAAAAATGATTGTTTTAGGCATAGAAACTTCTTGTGACGAGACCGGGGTGGCCGTATACGACACCACCCCCTGGGAAAACCACGCCCCAGCCCATCAGGGCATCCTAGGACAGGCACTGCACTCCCAAATTGCCATGCATCGGGACTATGGGGGCGTTGTCCCAGAATTGGCCTCTAGAGACCATATCAGGCGGGTTTTACCCCTTTTGGATGACACTTTGTATGAGGCTGGGCTCAAATTAAAAGATATTGATGCGGTAGCCTATACCCAGGGCCCCGGATTGGCTGGTGCCCTACTCGTGGGGAGTGCTTTTGCTAAATCCCTAGCCCAGGGTCTGAATTTGCCCTCGATTGGGGTGCATCACCTCGAAGGACACCTGCTTTCACCACTTTTAGGGGTTTCTGTACCAGAATTCCCTTTTATCGCCCTTCTAGTCTCGGGCGGACATACCCAGCTGATGCTGGTGAGCGGGGTTGGTAAATACCAACTTCTGGGTGAAACCTTGGATGATGCCGCTGGCGAAGCCTTTGATAAAACAGCCAAATTACTGGGCTTGGACTACCCGGGCGGAGCTGCTATCTCCAAATTGGCAGAAAAAGGCCAATCCGGACGCTTCGATTTGCCCAAGCCAATGCTGCACTCAGGGGATTTGGACTTTTCTTTCTCCGGACTCAAAACAGCAGTTCTAAACCAGGTGAAAAAATTTGAGGCATTAGGCATTACTGATTCTGATGAGATAGCAACTTTTCATGCGGATCTCGCACGAAGCTTTGTCGATTCCTTGGTCACAGTACTCGTCAGCAAATCAGAGAAGGCGCTTAAGCAAACTGGCTGCAAACATGTTGTGCTGGCAGGTGGCGTGGGTGCCAATTTGCAATTACGCGCAGCTCTTAATGCGAGCGCTCAAAAGAATCGATTTGAAGTGCACTATCCACCTGTCGATCTATGCACTGATAACGGTGTGATGATTGCATTTGCTGGAGCGCTGCGCATGTTGGCAGAAAATAATGGCTCAACTACTTCAGGCGCTTTTGATATCAAACCCCGCTGGGATTTGGCGAGCAATAATCTTAATTAGTCAGACTAATTTTGGCGTAGGCGCTGTGGTTGTGAATCGACTCAAAATTCTCAGCTTCAACCACTAAAGACAAAATACGCTGATCGTCTTTGAGCTGACCCGCTACATCGCGCACTAAGTCTTCCACAAACTTCGGATTGTCATAAGCACGCTCGGTAACCCACTTCTCATCAGGGCGCTTGAGCAAACCCCACAACTCGCTGGAGGCTTGGCTCTCAGCGGCTGCAACCAAATCTTCTACCGTCATCTTAGTCTGTGAATCAAGCTCTACTGACATCGTCACGTGTGAGCGTTGATTATGCGCACCATACTCCGAAATCTCTTTAGAGCAAGGGCATAGACTCATCACCGGAACTACAGCGCGCAGGTTTAACTCAACATCAATTGCACCGGACAGATTTTGCTTTGCCTTTGCAGTCCAAGTCACTTCGTAATCCATTAAGCTTTCAACGCCAGATACGGGTGCAGCTTTTTTTACAAAGTGTGTATAGGTAAATTGAATACGACCTTCACTTGCATTAAGCAGTGGCAACATCTCACGCACCATAGCAACTACAGATGCACTATCAATAGGTTCATTGTGTTTTTGCAAGAGTGCAATAAAGCGAGACATGTGAGTGCCCTTCACATGCGCAGGCAAAGCCACATCCATTTCAAAATTACCAACCGCAGGCATCACACCCGTCTGAGTGCGAATATTCAATGGATGGCGCAAACCCCGAATCCCCACCTGCTCAATTGGTAAAGCGCGCCCATCATGCGAAGACTGGATGTCTGGCATGGATTGCGTTTTGAGGAAGGCGGTGTTGATGTCGTTCATGGCTCTATTTTCAGGCAAAAATGACTTATTTGCCTACAGCCGCAGGATTTGCAGCAATTTTAGCCGGAAAACGTAGGGAAATAGCCTTTGCAATCCCCGCAATGTCCAAGCCACACTGACTCATCAGGAGTTTGTAATCGCCATGCTCGACGAATGCATCAGGAAGACCTAATTGCAAAAGGGGTTTGTTTATCCCCATTGCAGAGAGTGCCTCCAAGCACGCACTACCTGCGCCACCCTGAATCGCACCATCCTCAATTGTCACAAAATAATCATGATCTTGCGCCAAGGATTTGAGCAGCTCCAAATCCAATGGTTTAACAAAACGCATATTGGCAACTGAAGCATCTATTTGTTCAGCCACTTCAAGTGCCGGATAGAGCAAGGTTCCGAAAGCCAATATTGCTATGCGCTGACCCGCAGGCGCGCTCGACTGACGACGCACTTCACCTTTACCCAATGGCACAGTACGTAACTCTTGAGAAGGAATGGTTCCAACACCGGCGCCACGCGGATAGCGCACTGCACTAGGGTGCGGCTGATGAAATGCGGTCGTCAATAAATCACGGCACTCCGCTTCATCTGCCGGCGTCAAGACCAACATATTCGGAATGCAACGCAAGTATGGAATGTCGTAAGCACCAGCATGGGTTGCGCCGTCTGCACCCACTAAGCCAGCACGATCCAAAGCAAATAAGACCGGCAGATCCTGAATCGCGACATCATGAATGAGTTGATCGTAGGCGCGCTGCAGGAATGTTGAGTAAATCGCCACTACTGGCTTCATACCTTCACATGCCATACCAGCAGCAAAAGTCACTGCATGCTGCTCAGCAATACCGACATCGTAATAACGCTGAGGAAAATTCTTTTCAAACTCTACCAGGCCAGAGCCTTCACGCATTGCGGGTGTAATACCCACTAGCAATGGATCGGCTTGCGCCATATCACACAACCACTCACCAAATACTTGAGTGAAGGTTTTTGGAGAAGAGGTAACAGACTTCTTAACACCCTCTTCCGGATTGAACTTACTGGGGCCGTGATACAGCACTGGGTCAACTTCAGCCAACTCATAGCCCTGACCTTTGCGAGTGACTACATGCAAGAACTGGGGACCGCGCCCCTCAAGCGCCAAGCGGCGAACATTTTGCAACATCGGAATGAGGGCATCTAAATCATGACCATCGATTGGGCCGAAGTAGTTAAAACCAAACTCTTCAAAAATAGTGGATGGCGAGACCATGCCCTTAGCATGATCCTCTAAGCGTTTTGCAAACTCACGCAAAGGCGGCGCAATAGATAAAACGCTATCGATACCCTTCTTTGTTGCAGAGTAAATATTGCCGCTCAATAATCTAGCAAGGTGCCGATTGAGTGCACCTACTGCTGGCGAGATCGACATATCGTTGTCATTCAGAATGACCACTAATGGTAGGTCCTCATACACGCCCGCATTGTTCATAGCTTCAAATGCCATACCGCCAGTCATGGCGCTATCGCCAATCACTGCAACAGCGACTTGCTTCTCGCCCTTGGTTTGGAAAGCGCGAGCCATACCCATCGCTGCAGAAATACTCGTTGAAGAGTGGCCGGTACCAAAGGCATCGTATTCACTTTCAGCGCGACGTGGAAAGCCTGACAAACCATCTAACTGGCGCAAGCTACTCATACGCTCACGACGACCAGTTAAGATTTTGTGCGGATAACTTTGGTGGCCCACATCCCACACAATTCGGTCCTGCGGGGTATCAAATACATAGTGCAAGGCAATGGATAACTCGACCGTACCTAAGTTAGAAGAAAGATGTCCGCCCGTTTTGGATACCGAATCCAACACAAATTGACGTAATTCATCTGCAAGCGCAGGAAGCTGCTCGCGAGAGAGTTTTTTTAGGTCTGCAGGTGAATGAATGGAATTTAAAGTCATCAAATCTTTAGTAATCTTATTTATCTCTATTAACCACTAATAGAGCTAAATCTTTCAGGGCTTGGGCTTTAGCGCCAAAACTCTCTAAGCTAGCAATCGCCGTTTCTTGTAAATCGGTTGCTGCTTGCTTGGCATAGTCTAAACCCATCAAGGTCACATAGGTGGGCTTGTCATTGGCTGCGTCTTTTCCTGCGGTTTTACCCAAGGTTTGACTATCTGCAGTGGCATCCAAAACATCATCCACAATTTGAAAGGCCAAGCCTAAAGCTTCAGAGTAATTTTTGAGATGCTGCATTTGAGTCGAATTTAGCTTGGCAGCAATACCACCCATCTGCACTGAACAAGAAAGTAGAGCCCCTGTTTTCATCGCATGCATTTGCTTTAAGCCCGCAAGATCTAGTTTTTTTCCCACGCTCTCAAGATCGATTGCCTGACCACCAGCCATGCCACGCGAACCCGATGCACCAGCTAATGCACTAATCATTGCCAGGCGCGTATCAGCATCGCACTGGGTATTTGCTAAAACCTCAAATGCGCGGGTCTGCAATGCATCACCAACCAATAAAGCAGTCGCCTCGTCATAAGCCTTATGCACGGTAGGACGTCCACGGCGTAAATCATCGTCATCCATACAAGGCAAATCATCATGCACCAAGGAATAGGCATGAATACATTCAATGGCAAACGCAGCAGAATCTAAAGCAGTATTTTTCTCTTCACTGAAATCATCGCCTAACTCACCAGCGGCGTAAACCAATAAAGGACGAATGCGCTTGCCGCCACCTTGAGCGGCATAACGCATCGCTTCATGTAAACGTGCGGGATGAGCATTCGCTGCATCGAGCAATCTATCGAGAGCCAATTCCGTTCGCTGCCCGTGAGCGCGAACCCAATCTTCAAATGAAAGTGCGTTGTTCATAAAAGTAAAGCCTTAGGGCAGCTTACGCCTCCAATACCCGAACTTGCTGCTCAACTTGAGCAAGCATGGCCTGGCAATGTTTTAGGAGTGCTGCACCACGTTGATAAGCCAAAAGCGTCTCCTCCAAAGAGAATTTGCCTGATTCCATATCCGAAATCAGCTTTTCCAGCTCCTTGACAGCCTGCTCATAACGCAAATTAGGGTCGATTTGTAGCTCAAGACCGGGCTTCTGATCTTCAGATTTCTTCGCTGGCATTGGCTTATTTCCTTCAAATTTCTTAGAGATGTAGTCCTATATATTAAAGCGAGACGGGGGTTAGATGGGTATAATCGCTTCCTTCCTTTCCAATATCGATCCGTCGATGGTTGGATTGGTTATTCCGCTTAGCTTCGGCTGACGTTTTCGGGGGTGGGGAGAATGACTAATCTGGCTACCGCGCAGCAGCTTGCGCCGTCCAACTTACAACTGCCGGTTTCGGCCTATTTTGACGTTGATCTCTATCAGCGTGAAATTGAACTGCTTTTTAAGCGGGGCCCAGGCTATGTTGGTCACGAACTCATGGTTCCCGAGATGGGCTCCTACCAAACTCTGACAGCCGAGAATGAAGGCCGCTTATTGGTTCGAAACCAGGCGGATGTTGAGCTACTGTCCAATGTCTGCCGTCATCGCCAAGCACTCATGCTCAATGGCAAAGGTAAAGCAGACAATATTGTTTGCCCCTTGCATCGCTGGACCTACGATTTAAACGGTCAACTCATGGGCGCACCCCATTTTGAAGATAAGCCTTGCCTTAATCTCGGTAAATCGCCCTTGCAGAATTGGCAAGGACTCCTATTTGAAGGTCCACGTGATGTGCGTACTGATCTAGCCAAGCTTGGCGTAGCTGATGATCTCAACTTTGAGGGTTACATCCTCGATCATGTTGAAGTTCATGAGTGCAATTACAACTGGAAGACTTTTATTGAGGTCTACCTTGAGGACTATCACGTAGTACCTTTTCATCCAGGCTTAGGTAAGTTTGTTTCTTGCGAAGACTTGCACTGGGAATTCGGTGACTGGCACAGCGTGCAGACAGTTGGCATTCACAAGGACTTAGAGAAGCCTGGCTCACCCGTTTATCAAAAGTGGCATGAAGCAGTGTTACGCCATCACAAAGGCAAGACACCACGCCATGGTGCTATCTGGCTTACCTACTATCCCAATGTGATGGTTGAGTGGTACCCAGGTGTTTTATGTGTTTCCACCTTACACCCGATGAGTCCCAATAAAACACGCAATGTCGTGGAGTTTTATTACCCTGAAGAAATCGCTCTCTTTGAACGCGAATTCGTAGACGCAGAGCGTGCAG
This genomic stretch from Polynucleobacter corsicus harbors:
- the rpsU gene encoding 30S ribosomal protein S21, which translates into the protein MTTVRLRENEPFEVALRRFKRTIEKNGLLTDLRAREFYEKPTAERKRKKAAAAKRHYKRIRSQMLPKKLY
- the dxs gene encoding 1-deoxy-D-xylulose-5-phosphate synthase, yielding MTLNSIHSPADLKKLSREQLPALADELRQFVLDSVSKTGGHLSSNLGTVELSIALHYVFDTPQDRIVWDVGHQSYPHKILTGRRERMSSLRQLDGLSGFPRRAESEYDAFGTGHSSTSISAAMGMARAFQTKGEKQVAVAVIGDSAMTGGMAFEAMNNAGVYEDLPLVVILNDNDMSISPAVGALNRHLARLLSGNIYSATKKGIDSVLSIAPPLREFAKRLEDHAKGMVSPSTIFEEFGFNYFGPIDGHDLDALIPMLQNVRRLALEGRGPQFLHVVTRKGQGYELAEVDPVLYHGPSKFNPEEGVKKSVTSSPKTFTQVFGEWLCDMAQADPLLVGITPAMREGSGLVEFEKNFPQRYYDVGIAEQHAVTFAAGMACEGMKPVVAIYSTFLQRAYDQLIHDVAIQDLPVLFALDRAGLVGADGATHAGAYDIPYLRCIPNMLVLTPADEAECRDLLTTAFHQPHPSAVRYPRGAGVGTIPSQELRTVPLGKGEVRRQSSAPAGQRIAILAFGTLLYPALEVAEQIDASVANMRFVKPLDLELLKSLAQDHDYFVTIEDGAIQGGAGSACLEALSAMGINKPLLQLGLPDAFVEHGDYKLLMSQCGLDIAGIAKAISLRFPAKIAANPAAVGK
- the tsaD gene encoding tRNA (adenosine(37)-N6)-threonylcarbamoyltransferase complex transferase subunit TsaD, which translates into the protein MIVLGIETSCDETGVAVYDTTPWENHAPAHQGILGQALHSQIAMHRDYGGVVPELASRDHIRRVLPLLDDTLYEAGLKLKDIDAVAYTQGPGLAGALLVGSAFAKSLAQGLNLPSIGVHHLEGHLLSPLLGVSVPEFPFIALLVSGGHTQLMLVSGVGKYQLLGETLDDAAGEAFDKTAKLLGLDYPGGAAISKLAEKGQSGRFDLPKPMLHSGDLDFSFSGLKTAVLNQVKKFEALGITDSDEIATFHADLARSFVDSLVTVLVSKSEKALKQTGCKHVVLAGGVGANLQLRAALNASAQKNRFEVHYPPVDLCTDNGVMIAFAGALRMLAENNGSTTSGAFDIKPRWDLASNNLN
- a CDS encoding polyprenyl synthetase family protein — encoded protein: MNNALSFEDWVRAHGQRTELALDRLLDAANAHPARLHEAMRYAAQGGGKRIRPLLVYAAGELGDDFSEEKNTALDSAAFAIECIHAYSLVHDDLPCMDDDDLRRGRPTVHKAYDEATALLVGDALQTRAFEVLANTQCDADTRLAMISALAGASGSRGMAGGQAIDLESVGKKLDLAGLKQMHAMKTGALLSCSVQMGGIAAKLNSTQMQHLKNYSEALGLAFQIVDDVLDATADSQTLGKTAGKDAANDKPTYVTLMGLDYAKQAATDLQETAIASLESFGAKAQALKDLALLVVNRDK
- a CDS encoding aromatic ring-hydroxylating oxygenase subunit alpha, with amino-acid sequence MTNLATAQQLAPSNLQLPVSAYFDVDLYQREIELLFKRGPGYVGHELMVPEMGSYQTLTAENEGRLLVRNQADVELLSNVCRHRQALMLNGKGKADNIVCPLHRWTYDLNGQLMGAPHFEDKPCLNLGKSPLQNWQGLLFEGPRDVRTDLAKLGVADDLNFEGYILDHVEVHECNYNWKTFIEVYLEDYHVVPFHPGLGKFVSCEDLHWEFGDWHSVQTVGIHKDLEKPGSPVYQKWHEAVLRHHKGKTPRHGAIWLTYYPNVMVEWYPGVLCVSTLHPMSPNKTRNVVEFYYPEEIALFEREFVDAERAAYMETCIEDDEIAERMDAGRAALLARGQNEVGPYQSPMEDGMQHFHEWYRRAMNYQGA
- the dnaG gene encoding DNA primase, which encodes MALIPQSFIADLLNRVDIVDVVGQHVKLKKAGANFQGLCPFHSEKSPSFSVSPTKQFYHCFGCGAHGSAISFLMEYSGLGYVDAIEDLARSAGLDVPREERTANDVARQQQTMALSEVMSSAADWYRQQLKVAPRAVEYLKGRGLTGEIAKRYSLGYAPDGWQGLEAVFGTYANDEVAKTLLEGGLLIQSEQSDNNQTARRYDRFRDRIMFPIRNPKGQTIGFGGRILDQGEPKYLNSPETPLFSKGNTLYGLFEARQAIRSQEYVLVCEGYMDVVALAQLGFPNAVATLGTACTANHVRMLLRQTDRIVFSFDGDSAGQRAAQRALEACLPLMSDDKEIRFLFLPTEHDPDSYVRAYGAPAFEKVIKEAMSISSFFFKIASQDHELTTPEGRAQTHHAAKPMLLSMPPIALRTQILRELAIRTNSTPAELESFCGLTIVPAPVQQGSYATTNQRAPNFVQANNGNRTQGAPWQASKGSAKRAPVLNIPPPQAPTDLAEQMLRVLIQFPHLGKALDTNKRALALQASELRSEKALELMKDLLTQCDQVELIPSENGKPPAVGAGAFALFQEQLSRSELAPLYEVLRKRVMGSDLEIEGAMADLDGAFKKLELTHLKTEMTEIAQKIAGSTATEQDRARYRELGERLKFS
- a CDS encoding GatB/YqeY domain-containing protein, whose product is MSLKDQITEDMKNAMRAKAVARLGTIRLLLAAIKQREVDDRIVMDDASVIATIEKMIKQRKDSISQFEKANRDDLVAIEAAEMVILQDYLPAQLSDAEVEAAVAAAVASTGAAGPQDMGKVIGVLKGQLAGKADMGKVSGLVKVALAK
- the xseB gene encoding exodeoxyribonuclease VII small subunit, which codes for MPAKKSEDQKPGLELQIDPNLRYEQAVKELEKLISDMESGKFSLEETLLAYQRGAALLKHCQAMLAQVEQQVRVLEA
- the folE2 gene encoding GTP cyclohydrolase FolE2 codes for the protein MNDINTAFLKTQSMPDIQSSHDGRALPIEQVGIRGLRHPLNIRTQTGVMPAVGNFEMDVALPAHVKGTHMSRFIALLQKHNEPIDSASVVAMVREMLPLLNASEGRIQFTYTHFVKKAAPVSGVESLMDYEVTWTAKAKQNLSGAIDVELNLRAVVPVMSLCPCSKEISEYGAHNQRSHVTMSVELDSQTKMTVEDLVAAAESQASSELWGLLKRPDEKWVTERAYDNPKFVEDLVRDVAGQLKDDQRILSLVVEAENFESIHNHSAYAKISLTN